GTTCGTCGCCCTGCATCTCCTGCGCCATGACGTAGCTTACCACGGCGGTGGGCGTGGCGGCCAGCAGGACCGGCGCCTGCAGGGCGACGCCTTCGAGCCCGAGGGCGCGCAGGCCGACGTAGACGAGCGCCGGGTAGAGGCCGAGCTTCAGGACGCACGTCGTCGCGGCGCCGGCGAACTCCCGGCGCAGGCGGTCCAGGTCCAGCCCCGCGCCGACCGAGATCAGCGCCAGCGGCAGGGCGGTGCCGCCCACGAGGTCCATGGCGCCGCCCAGCGTCGCCGGGATCGCGACGCCGATCGCCGACAGGACGATGCCGGTCGCGCTGCCCAGCGCCAGCGGGTTGACCGCGATGCGCTTCAGCATGCCGGCCAGGTCCACCCGCCGTCCCGGCCCCCCGCTGTGGTGGGGGAGGGTCAGCACCACGATCGACAGCACGTTGTAGACCACGACCATCGCGCCCACCAGCACCGAGACCTGGCCGACGGCCTCCTCGCCGAAGGCGTTCATGACCAGCGGCAGCCCCACGAAGACCATGTTGCTGCGGTGGGAGCCCTGCGCGAAGACGCCGCGCCGCGAGGCGCGGGACCGGAAGGCCAGCGCGTAGGTGACGGCCGCGACCAGCACGCTCACGGCGATGAAGACGCCCAGGACGCGCGGGTCGAGGCTGCTGCGCAGCGAGGTGCCGGCG
This region of bacterium genomic DNA includes:
- a CDS encoding AEC family transporter produces the protein MTVLNIVLPIFLVVGLGYALRRLRFVTAEGNAVLTRLVFYVAAPVLLVRGAAGTSLRSSLDPRVLGVFIAVSVLVAAVTYALAFRSRASRRGVFAQGSHRSNMVFVGLPLVMNAFGEEAVGQVSVLVGAMVVVYNVLSIVVLTLPHHSGGPGRRVDLAGMLKRIAVNPLALGSATGIVLSAIGVAIPATLGGAMDLVGGTALPLALISVGAGLDLDRLRREFAGAATTCVLKLGLYPALVYVGLRALGLEGVALQAPVLLAATPTAVVSYVMAQEMQGDEQLAGAMVIGTTLLSLPTSILWLLLLGV